In Gossypium raimondii isolate GPD5lz chromosome 12, ASM2569854v1, whole genome shotgun sequence, a single window of DNA contains:
- the LOC105763447 gene encoding uncharacterized protein LOC105763447 isoform X1, which yields MDYDYDVVNALSYHLCLLIFGVLEVGSVTVGSKFGVGVKKDQNDATNKRAKKAPPKTRKPSSRHQNDRFRLRLYFQSPAYACFPQSLNSDSTMGTRKRDLPSALLLCLIFFLLSSFSSFASAQKLSLVVGEFNKTLQLTPGVQVEKSPGLKPGTKVVCERVHVDGLPRFRNLMKFAHSVKLKVSQGNSTLHRPNVEVCFHRNASLGIGMCPQGKWEKVSNRLWAKSMSPFDRKLLDIRMTSSSTQTVEVSIEEEFFQYRIVFLALGIVLWSVAYTLSQSLVFYYGGAMAIGVILVVLIVLFQGMKLLPTGRKSSLAIVIYSSMLGLGSILLRYIPQLVQSILSEMGITEDMYNPLAMFLLGFLVLAGAWLGFWVVRKLVLTEDGSIDISTSYFVAWTIRIVAAIMMFQSSMDPILAVEAFLSGIMLSSVLCKVTRLRFLRRVYKKLFKLAKVIGRNTQIPDLSPDLYSHDEYTYRKPEDSNFLNRRSKHLPLASCNTSLLGTTKTSPSQLSDTDSFPSIFHNTPERRNFSKGEWEKFTRDSTKRAVEELVSSPDFSKWAAANAERITVTPRSSSSSASARSRRWWFLWS from the exons ATGGACTATGACTATGATGTTGTGAATGCTTTAAGCTATCATCTATGTCTCTTAATTTTCGGTGTTTTGGAAGTTGGGTCCGTTACAGTGGGTTCTAAGTTTGGTGTAGGAGTGAAAAAAGACCAAAACGACGCTACTAATAAAAGAGCTAAAAAGGCACCACCAAAGACAAGAAAGCCATCGAGCAGACACCAAAACGACCGGTTCCGACTCCGACTGTATTTTCAAAGTCCTGCCTATGCATGCTTTCCTCAATCTCTCAACTCCGACTCAACAATGGGTACCAGGAAACGGGACCTCCCCTCTGCTTTGCTTCTCTGCCTTATCTTCTTCCTTCTTTCAAGTTTTTCCTCCTTTGCATCTGCCCAGAAACTTTCTTTGG TTGTTGGGGAGTTTAATAAGACGTTGCAGTTAACTCCTGGCGTACAAGTGGAGAAGTCCCCTGGTTTAAAGCCTGGAACTAAAGTTGTTTGCGAAAGAGTTCACGTTGATGGTTTGCCTAGGTTTAGGAATCTCATGAAATTTGCTCATTCAGTCAAGCTGAAGGTTTCACAAGGGAATTCCACCCTACACAGACCTAATGTTGAAGTTTGCTTCCACAG GAATGCTTCACTTGGGATAGGGATGTGCCCTCAAGGCAAGTGGGAGAAGGTTTCAAACAGATTATGGGCTAAATCGATGTCTCCTTTCGATCGCAAGCTCTTAGATATACGAATGACCAGTTCTTCTACACAGACTGTTGAAGTGTCAATTGAAGAGG aatttttccaatatCGTATAGTATTTTTAGCACTGGGTATTGTGTTGTGGAGTGTGGCATATACACTAAGCCAATCATTAGTATTTTACTATGGTGGTGCAATGGCAATTGGGGTTATCCTTGTGGTAttaatagtcctgtttcag GGAATGAAGCTTCTCCCAACTGGTCGGAAGAGCTCACTTGCTATTGTTATATATTCATCTATG CTTGGTTTGGGATCTATACTTCTCCGCTATATACCACAGTTGGTGCAATCAATACTTTCAGAAATGGGAATCACTGAAGACATGTATAATCCT TTGGCTATGTTTCTCTTGGGCTTTCTTGTTCTGGCTGGAGCTTGGTTGGGTTTCTGGGTTGTTCGCAAACTTGTCCTCACCGAAGATGGATCGATTGACATAAGCACATCTTACTTTGTTGCTTGGACCATCCGGATAGTGGCTGCTATCATGATGTTTCAG AGTTCTATGGATCCCATCCTTGCGGTAGAGGCATTTTTATCTGGGATAATGCTCTCATCAGTTTTGTGTAAAGTCACTCGATTGAGATTCCTGCGCCGTGTGTACAA GAAGCTGTTCAAGTTAGCCAAAGTCATTGGAAGAAACACTCAAATTCCTGATTTATCACCAGATCTATATTCTCATGACGAATATACGTACAGGAAGCCTGAAGACTCTAATTTCCTTAATCGACGGTCTAAGCACTTACCCCTTGCTTCTTGCAATACTTCTCTTCTAG GAACTACCAAGACATCTCCGAGTCAGCTGTCAGATACAGACTCTTTCCCATCCATCTTTCACAACACACCAGAGAGGAGAAATTTTTCTAAAGGTGAGTGGGAGAAGTTCACCAGAGACTCCACAAAAAGGGCTGTCGAAGAACTTGTTTCTTCGCCTGATTTCAGCAAATGGGCAGCCGCAAATGCTGAGAGGATCACTGTAACACCCAGAAGTAGTTCGAGCAGTGCTTCCGCCAGATCTCGCCGTTGGTGGTTTCTTTGGTCATAA
- the LOC105763447 gene encoding uncharacterized protein LOC105763447 isoform X2, with product MGTRKRDLPSALLLCLIFFLLSSFSSFASAQKLSLVVGEFNKTLQLTPGVQVEKSPGLKPGTKVVCERVHVDGLPRFRNLMKFAHSVKLKVSQGNSTLHRPNVEVCFHRNASLGIGMCPQGKWEKVSNRLWAKSMSPFDRKLLDIRMTSSSTQTVEVSIEEEFFQYRIVFLALGIVLWSVAYTLSQSLVFYYGGAMAIGVILVVLIVLFQGMKLLPTGRKSSLAIVIYSSMLGLGSILLRYIPQLVQSILSEMGITEDMYNPLAMFLLGFLVLAGAWLGFWVVRKLVLTEDGSIDISTSYFVAWTIRIVAAIMMFQSSMDPILAVEAFLSGIMLSSVLCKVTRLRFLRRVYKKLFKLAKVIGRNTQIPDLSPDLYSHDEYTYRKPEDSNFLNRRSKHLPLASCNTSLLGTTKTSPSQLSDTDSFPSIFHNTPERRNFSKGEWEKFTRDSTKRAVEELVSSPDFSKWAAANAERITVTPRSSSSSASARSRRWWFLWS from the exons ATGGGTACCAGGAAACGGGACCTCCCCTCTGCTTTGCTTCTCTGCCTTATCTTCTTCCTTCTTTCAAGTTTTTCCTCCTTTGCATCTGCCCAGAAACTTTCTTTGG TTGTTGGGGAGTTTAATAAGACGTTGCAGTTAACTCCTGGCGTACAAGTGGAGAAGTCCCCTGGTTTAAAGCCTGGAACTAAAGTTGTTTGCGAAAGAGTTCACGTTGATGGTTTGCCTAGGTTTAGGAATCTCATGAAATTTGCTCATTCAGTCAAGCTGAAGGTTTCACAAGGGAATTCCACCCTACACAGACCTAATGTTGAAGTTTGCTTCCACAG GAATGCTTCACTTGGGATAGGGATGTGCCCTCAAGGCAAGTGGGAGAAGGTTTCAAACAGATTATGGGCTAAATCGATGTCTCCTTTCGATCGCAAGCTCTTAGATATACGAATGACCAGTTCTTCTACACAGACTGTTGAAGTGTCAATTGAAGAGG aatttttccaatatCGTATAGTATTTTTAGCACTGGGTATTGTGTTGTGGAGTGTGGCATATACACTAAGCCAATCATTAGTATTTTACTATGGTGGTGCAATGGCAATTGGGGTTATCCTTGTGGTAttaatagtcctgtttcag GGAATGAAGCTTCTCCCAACTGGTCGGAAGAGCTCACTTGCTATTGTTATATATTCATCTATG CTTGGTTTGGGATCTATACTTCTCCGCTATATACCACAGTTGGTGCAATCAATACTTTCAGAAATGGGAATCACTGAAGACATGTATAATCCT TTGGCTATGTTTCTCTTGGGCTTTCTTGTTCTGGCTGGAGCTTGGTTGGGTTTCTGGGTTGTTCGCAAACTTGTCCTCACCGAAGATGGATCGATTGACATAAGCACATCTTACTTTGTTGCTTGGACCATCCGGATAGTGGCTGCTATCATGATGTTTCAG AGTTCTATGGATCCCATCCTTGCGGTAGAGGCATTTTTATCTGGGATAATGCTCTCATCAGTTTTGTGTAAAGTCACTCGATTGAGATTCCTGCGCCGTGTGTACAA GAAGCTGTTCAAGTTAGCCAAAGTCATTGGAAGAAACACTCAAATTCCTGATTTATCACCAGATCTATATTCTCATGACGAATATACGTACAGGAAGCCTGAAGACTCTAATTTCCTTAATCGACGGTCTAAGCACTTACCCCTTGCTTCTTGCAATACTTCTCTTCTAG GAACTACCAAGACATCTCCGAGTCAGCTGTCAGATACAGACTCTTTCCCATCCATCTTTCACAACACACCAGAGAGGAGAAATTTTTCTAAAGGTGAGTGGGAGAAGTTCACCAGAGACTCCACAAAAAGGGCTGTCGAAGAACTTGTTTCTTCGCCTGATTTCAGCAAATGGGCAGCCGCAAATGCTGAGAGGATCACTGTAACACCCAGAAGTAGTTCGAGCAGTGCTTCCGCCAGATCTCGCCGTTGGTGGTTTCTTTGGTCATAA